Proteins encoded in a region of the Geobacillus genomosp. 3 genome:
- the pepF gene encoding oligoendopeptidase F — protein sequence MKRWLLSFAAVLLLASPWPAAAAEMAYEWNLADIYPSEAEWMRDYKAVQNALPKLAAFESTLDDAKTIAKLFALNEQTARKLEKLSLYAHLKRDLNIEDEAAARLGAKVEALAAQYAAKTAYIEPELLALPERTLAKLQKSKLLKPYRYYFTELREQKPHTLTKREERLLAKLSPALSEAENIYDHASRGDYEPPSVRMPDGKTVTLTDGNYAAALQHPDRCYRKAAFEAKAKSYEALEHTAAATLYASVKADELYANVRRYPSGLAAALAADDVPEEVFDNLIATTRRHLPALHRYIELRRRALGLDRVHSYDMYVPLGGKTAKSIPVETAKTWILEGLTPLGADYIKHVEQAFQERWLDVYPRPKKYTGGYNTSAYDTHPFILLNYNGSLDSVLTMAHELGHAMHSVYTNRAQPYHYAGHSIFTAEVASTANEWLMLDYLYAQAKTKEEKLRLLIEQIEQIRGTLYTQVMYSEFERMIHDKVRRGGSLTADELNRLWLDLLKTYYGPAYAADPGAARGWLRIPHFYDAFYVYKYATSLAASYAIVSDIKDDQSGEALKRYKQFLRSGTSDDPIRLLKRAGVDMTSPEPVERVLRHFAALVDELDKQLANKQA from the coding sequence ATGAAACGCTGGCTTCTTTCGTTCGCCGCTGTACTCCTTTTGGCCTCCCCCTGGCCGGCGGCAGCCGCCGAAATGGCATACGAATGGAACCTGGCCGACATTTATCCATCCGAAGCCGAGTGGATGCGCGACTACAAGGCAGTGCAAAACGCGCTGCCGAAACTGGCGGCGTTTGAAAGTACACTTGACGATGCCAAAACGATCGCCAAACTGTTCGCCCTAAACGAACAAACGGCCCGCAAGCTTGAAAAACTGTCGCTTTATGCCCATTTAAAACGCGATCTGAACATTGAAGACGAGGCGGCGGCCCGGCTCGGGGCGAAAGTGGAAGCGCTCGCCGCCCAATACGCGGCAAAAACAGCGTACATCGAGCCGGAACTGCTCGCCCTTCCGGAGCGGACGCTCGCCAAGCTGCAAAAAAGCAAGCTGCTCAAGCCGTATCGCTATTATTTCACCGAACTGCGGGAACAAAAGCCGCATACGCTCACGAAACGCGAAGAACGGCTGCTCGCGAAACTATCGCCGGCGCTTAGCGAGGCGGAAAACATTTACGACCACGCCTCGCGCGGCGATTACGAGCCGCCGTCCGTCCGTATGCCGGACGGAAAAACGGTGACACTAACCGACGGCAACTACGCCGCCGCGCTCCAACATCCGGACCGCTGTTACCGGAAAGCGGCGTTTGAAGCGAAAGCGAAAAGCTACGAGGCACTCGAACATACCGCCGCCGCGACGCTGTACGCATCCGTGAAAGCGGACGAACTGTACGCGAACGTGCGCCGCTATCCGTCCGGCCTCGCCGCCGCCCTTGCCGCCGACGATGTCCCAGAAGAAGTGTTCGACAACTTAATCGCCACCACCCGCCGCCACTTGCCGGCACTCCACCGCTATATCGAACTGCGGCGGCGCGCGCTCGGGCTTGACCGCGTCCACAGCTATGACATGTACGTGCCGCTTGGCGGCAAAACGGCGAAATCGATCCCGGTTGAAACAGCCAAAACATGGATATTAGAAGGACTGACACCGCTCGGCGCCGACTACATTAAACACGTGGAGCAAGCGTTTCAAGAGCGATGGCTCGATGTCTACCCGCGCCCGAAAAAATATACCGGCGGCTACAACACGAGCGCGTATGACACCCATCCGTTCATCTTGCTCAATTACAACGGGTCGCTCGATAGCGTGTTGACGATGGCGCATGAGCTCGGGCACGCTATGCACTCTGTATACACAAACCGCGCGCAGCCGTACCATTATGCCGGCCATTCGATTTTTACGGCGGAAGTCGCCTCGACCGCGAACGAATGGCTGATGCTCGATTACTTGTATGCGCAAGCCAAAACAAAAGAGGAAAAGCTCCGCCTGCTCATTGAACAAATCGAGCAAATTCGTGGCACGTTGTACACGCAAGTGATGTACTCCGAATTTGAACGGATGATTCATGACAAAGTGCGCCGGGGCGGCAGCCTGACGGCGGACGAACTGAACCGCCTTTGGCTTGACTTGCTGAAAACGTATTACGGCCCGGCGTACGCCGCCGATCCAGGAGCGGCGCGCGGCTGGCTGCGCATCCCGCATTTTTACGACGCCTTTTACGTGTACAAATACGCAACATCGCTGGCCGCCTCCTACGCCATCGTGAGCGATATCAAGGACGACCAAAGCGGCGAAGCGTTGAAACGGTACAAACAGTTTTTGCGCTCCGGCACATCCGATGACCCGATTCGCCTGCTCAAACGGGCCGGCGTCGATATGACAAGCCCGGAGCCGGTCGAACGCGTTTTGCGCCATTTCGCTGCGCTTGTTGACGAGCTTGATAAACAGTTGGCCAACAAGCAGGCCTAG
- a CDS encoding cysteine hydrolase family protein, translating to MKRALINIDYTVDFIADDGALTCGKPGQAIEAELVRVTKQFIDNGDFVVFAIDKHMAGDCYHPETKLFPPHNIEGTEGRKLYGELEAVYQANKHKDNVYWMDKTRYSAFAGTDLELKLRERGITEVHLAGCCTDICVLHTAVDAYNKGFRIVVHRRAIASFDAAGHEWALRHFRHTLGAEIVE from the coding sequence ATGAAGAGAGCACTCATTAACATTGACTACACGGTCGATTTTATCGCCGATGACGGCGCGCTCACATGCGGCAAGCCGGGGCAGGCGATTGAGGCTGAATTGGTGCGGGTGACGAAGCAGTTTATTGACAACGGCGATTTTGTCGTCTTCGCCATTGACAAACATATGGCGGGAGACTGCTATCATCCGGAGACAAAGTTGTTTCCGCCGCACAACATTGAAGGGACAGAGGGACGAAAGCTGTACGGGGAGCTCGAGGCGGTATATCAGGCGAACAAGCATAAAGACAATGTGTATTGGATGGACAAAACGCGTTACAGTGCATTTGCTGGAACTGATTTAGAGCTGAAACTGCGGGAAAGAGGCATCACGGAGGTGCATTTGGCCGGCTGCTGCACCGATATTTGCGTCCTCCATACGGCCGTTGATGCGTACAATAAAGGGTTTCGCATCGTCGTTCACCGCCGGGCAATCGCCAGTTTCGATGCGGCGGGACACGAATGGGCGCTTCGCCATTTTCGCCATACGTTAGGCGCAGAAATAGTGGAATAA
- a CDS encoding nicotinate phosphoribosyltransferase, translating to MNEKYADDSLMLHTDLYQINMVETYWEDGIHERKAVFEVFFRKLPFGNGYAVFAGLERVIQFLQQFCFSDSDIHYLREELGYRNDFLDYLRTLRFTGTVRSMREGEIVFANEPIMRIEAPLAEAQLIETAILNIINFQTLIATKASRIKHILGTEPALEFGSRRAQEMDAALWGARAAYIGGIEATSNVRAGKLFGIPVAGTHAHSMIQAYQDEYVAFHKYARRHKDCVFLVDTYDTLKSGVPNAIRVAKELGDQINFIGIRIDSGDLAYLSKEARKMLDEAGFPNAKIFASNDLDEDTILNLKSQGAKIDVWGIGTKLITAYDQPALGAVYKMVAIENENGEMVDTIKISGNPEKVTTPGLKRVYRIVNKINHKAEGDYIALESENPQQEERLKMFHPVYTFISKFVTNFEARDLHVTVFDNGRLVYTSPPLHDIQAYAKESLRLFWEEYKRTLNPEQYPVDLSQACWDNKMENIRKVKEAIAHMSAND from the coding sequence ATGAACGAAAAATATGCCGATGACAGTTTGATGCTCCATACGGACTTATATCAAATCAATATGGTCGAGACATACTGGGAAGACGGCATCCATGAGCGCAAGGCCGTGTTTGAGGTGTTTTTCCGCAAGCTGCCGTTTGGCAACGGTTATGCGGTGTTCGCTGGGCTCGAGCGGGTCATACAGTTTTTGCAGCAATTTTGTTTTTCTGACAGCGATATCCATTATTTGCGTGAAGAGCTTGGCTACCGCAACGATTTTTTGGACTATTTGCGGACGCTCCGCTTTACGGGCACGGTCCGTTCGATGCGCGAGGGGGAAATCGTATTTGCCAACGAACCGATCATGCGCATCGAGGCGCCGCTTGCCGAAGCGCAGCTGATCGAAACAGCCATTTTAAATATTATCAATTTCCAGACGCTCATCGCCACGAAAGCGTCGCGCATTAAACATATCTTGGGAACGGAGCCGGCCCTAGAGTTTGGCAGCCGGCGGGCGCAGGAGATGGATGCGGCGCTTTGGGGCGCGCGCGCGGCTTACATCGGCGGGATTGAGGCGACATCGAACGTGCGGGCCGGGAAGCTGTTTGGCATTCCGGTCGCCGGCACGCACGCCCATTCGATGATTCAGGCGTATCAAGACGAATACGTAGCGTTTCATAAATATGCACGCCGCCATAAAGACTGCGTATTTTTAGTTGATACGTATGATACGTTGAAGTCGGGGGTGCCTAACGCCATCCGTGTCGCCAAAGAACTTGGCGACCAAATCAACTTTATCGGCATCCGCATCGACAGCGGCGATTTGGCCTATTTGTCAAAAGAAGCGCGGAAAATGCTTGATGAAGCGGGATTCCCAAACGCGAAAATTTTCGCCTCTAACGATTTGGACGAAGATACAATTTTAAATTTGAAATCGCAAGGGGCGAAAATTGATGTCTGGGGAATCGGCACAAAGCTCATTACCGCGTACGATCAGCCGGCGCTCGGCGCCGTGTACAAAATGGTGGCGATTGAAAATGAAAACGGCGAGATGGTCGACACGATCAAAATCAGCGGCAACCCGGAAAAAGTGACAACGCCGGGATTAAAGCGGGTGTATCGCATCGTCAACAAAATCAACCATAAAGCGGAAGGGGATTATATCGCGTTGGAAAGCGAAAACCCGCAGCAAGAAGAGCGGCTGAAAATGTTCCATCCGGTGTATACGTTCATCAGCAAATTCGTCACGAACTTTGAAGCGCGCGATTTGCATGTGACGGTGTTTGACAACGGCCGGCTCGTATACACGTCGCCGCCGCTTCACGACATCCAAGCTTATGCAAAGGAAAGTTTGCGTCTCTTTTGGGAGGAGTATAAACGGACGCTCAACCCGGAGCAATATCCCGTCGATTTGAGCCAAGCGTGCTGGGATAATAAAATGGAAAACATCCGCAAAGTGAAAGAAGCGATCGCGCATATGTCCGCGAACGACTGA
- the yidC gene encoding membrane protein insertase YidC: MKKWLFVLLGAALLLSGCNRNEPIDEHSQGIWNHYFVYPMSKLLLALGHWFGDNYGIAIIVLTLIVRFCLLPLILKQFRASFAMQKLRPELLKLQEKYKSKDPETQRKLQQEMVQLYQKHGVNPASGCLPVLIQMPIFMALYYAISRTQEIKTHSFLWVELGHRDPYFILPVLAALTTFISLRLSPSMTEEQLPQLAMMSYIMPVMIFIGASSVPSALSLYWVVGGCFSIIQSLILRSQLKAAKAAENN; this comes from the coding sequence ATGAAAAAATGGTTGTTTGTTCTGCTTGGTGCAGCGCTGCTTCTTTCCGGCTGCAACCGCAATGAACCGATTGACGAACATAGCCAAGGGATTTGGAACCATTATTTTGTTTATCCGATGTCGAAGCTCCTTTTGGCGCTTGGACACTGGTTCGGCGACAACTACGGCATTGCCATTATTGTGTTGACGCTGATCGTCCGGTTTTGCTTGCTGCCGCTCATTTTGAAGCAGTTTCGCGCATCGTTCGCTATGCAAAAACTGCGCCCGGAACTGTTGAAGCTGCAAGAAAAGTATAAAAGCAAAGACCCGGAAACGCAGCGCAAGCTCCAGCAGGAAATGGTGCAGCTGTATCAAAAGCACGGCGTCAACCCGGCGAGCGGCTGCCTGCCGGTGCTCATTCAAATGCCGATTTTTATGGCGCTTTATTACGCGATTTCGCGGACGCAGGAAATTAAAACGCATTCGTTCTTATGGGTCGAGCTCGGCCATCGCGATCCGTATTTCATTTTGCCCGTTTTGGCGGCGCTGACGACGTTCATTTCACTTCGTCTCTCGCCGTCAATGACCGAAGAACAACTGCCGCAACTAGCGATGATGTCGTACATCATGCCGGTCATGATTTTTATCGGCGCCAGCTCCGTCCCATCGGCGCTGTCGCTTTACTGGGTTGTCGGCGGCTGCTTCTCGATCATCCAGTCGCTCATTTTGCGCAGCCAGCTGAAGGCGGCGAAAGCGGCGGAAAACAACTAA